Within the Lacerta agilis isolate rLacAgi1 chromosome 15, rLacAgi1.pri, whole genome shotgun sequence genome, the region cctgcctgatgttctGAGCTTTGTTGACTTAATTTGTTGGAACAGACATGGCAAGCTCTTTGGGGCAGGCTCCTGCTCCTTttgaccctgaccattaggtccagtcgtgtccgactctggggttgcggcgctcatctcgcgttactggtgggtagcacgactaagctgcttctggcgaagcagtgcagcacacggaaacaccgtttactttcccgccggagcggtacctatttatctacttgcactttgacgtgctttttgaactgctaggtgggcaggagctgggaccgagcaatgggagctcaccccgtggcagggattcgaaccgccgaccttctgatcagcaagccctaggctctgtggtttaacccgcagcgccacccacaccccacagcGCCATTACAACACGTTTAAAGCCACCCTGCCGTCTCCAGCAAGTGGtactcagaagcactgctgcctctgactgaTGAGGCAGAAGATAACAATTGCAGTTTGTAGCTGTTGAAAATACTTCTCtgtgaatttatccaatccttttttaaagccatccgaggtggccattgctgcctcccacaAGAGCAAATGCCACAGTTTAAGTATGCACTGCATAAATAAGGTGAAAGGATGGGTCGACACTGGAAACAAGACTGGGGGTCTTGCATGTGGATAGACTACAAAATACCGGTTTTGATCTAACTAAACTGGAGATGCTAAACTGTGAGATTTGGGTAGGGGGGAAGAAGACTCTCAAATGGCTTATCATCATCTGTAATACCACTTATGTTACATTTAATTGGCAATAGTTTAAATGGGGAGGGTTGGGAGCAGAGCATTAGTtcaatatcattttttaaaattactcttGATTCAGTGGCTGGAGCAGTACAACACCAGGCCCTCTGGTAATGACGTTCCAACTCTATACTAGCTCAGTAGTAAGAAATATCATTATTATGCAGTTCTCAATAGTGCTCTTGGCTCTCTCTGGAGCCATCTCTTGTTTTCCTGGCTTTTTGCTTCTGTCCCTTTGCCCTTAGCTtttggatggggagggagggaagaagaaaaaagactgGAGGATCAAGACAAGAGCATGAAGCTTGTCCAGAGGTGAGAAGGTCAAGCAATGCTGCCCATCCACGTTTCCCCTAAGTTGGAAAACCGCCGGCCCTGCTGTCATGAGGACCAGAAGCATAATCTCCAGCGTACAGGCATGCTCCGTGGTGGCTGTGCACACAGGTGGATCAAAGCTAATATAATGTGATCCGGAAGTCACTTGCTCAGGTACTAGGTCAGTCAGGAGGAGTTAACTATCTTTTGGCATCAGTTAAGTCACTTTCGAAGCATCAGCAGCACATCAGAAAGAGGATGTTCATACTGGCTTTCCTTAGAAGACCTCTGGCCAGCAGAGGTCAATTTTTGGGCTGCCAGGCCATGTCCCCCATGCCTACCTGCTTGTGAAGTCATCTGATGGGTGGGAAAGTGGGGTTAAATCTTGCATCAGCTGTGCACCTATTACAGGAAACAGAGGTGcacagccaaactgagcaggattcaATTTCTGCCAAACAGCTGATGAGCAGGGGTTAAATTATGCTCAGTTTGGCAGGATTCCATGCGGACCAGATCCAGTAAGGAAGGGGTTCGCGCAGAATCCCCTGCTAAAATGGGAGGAAAAAACTTCCTCTTATCAGCATtttgcaaggtgctttgaagttccaatgtgacatcaggtgactgacaggtagaGGGCGCCACCCAGTTGCCAAATTCAGCCCTCAAGGCTGATCCCGATAGGGATCTGGCCCGAGGAGGCAAGAAGGGTCCCCACCCTGGCTACAGGTTGAGCGGAGTTGGAAGTCAATGTAGCGCTTCTGTGAACGATGCGGGATCCCACTTAACACATGCCAAGTTCTTTAATGTGTTGTTTACGTCACACTTTTCTGAGGTCAGTTGGAGATGGGAACAGAACAGAGCAGCTCCCACACAAAATTTCAGAAGATCTGTGTTACACCGTACCTGAATTCCTCGAGCAGTGAGGTGGTCAAATAATGCTTTCCTCATTAACAACCTGCAACGACAGGATAGTAAGATCACTGACATGTCTATCAAAGGCgtgatgatatatatatatatcaatatatatatttaaaaagctatACCTCCCTTTCCACTAAACTAGCGCTCCAGGCATCCGACAAATTAATGCAATACAAGCTGCACTTAGACGTGGGGTTTATTGCGCTAGTTTTACTGGTCATTACGCTAGCACTTCTGTCATGTCTtctctaatgttcctttcacaccgAGGCACCTGTTGAGTTACgcaactgtggctttttgatcgATAAAATTGCCACGTTctgctaaattttaaatggcgGGAAAGAACTGCATGCTGGAATTGCGTGCAGCCGGAACACTGCCCCAAATGTCAGCATGTAAAATTACAACATGAATTCTCAAGTTTATGAGGCTGCAAAcagatccgcccccccccccaattaatacTGAAATGAGTACCAAGCCTCCgctagattccactagatttcctgAAGTGGCTTTTCCaatgtgtgaaagatcacatagaAGGTAGAAATTGACCAGTAAGAAAACAATGGGAAGACGGAATAAAGTGTTGTCTGAACGCAGTCATAATCTGATGATTTTAAAAGTATGGGTAAACAGGATGGGCTTTATTATCCACCAGGCCTCAGGTGTGTTTAAGCCCAGctttgtctactctgactggagGAGGTTCACCAGGCAAAGCAACGTCTTTCTCACACCTGCTTCTTGATCCTTCTAAGGGGGTGGAACTGAGATTCTCTGCCTGAAAAACATGTCCTTTGCCACTGAGTTTTGGCTCCTCCCCAAAGCAGCACTTTGTACATTATCAGCAGGATATGCCCCTGTGGCATGTCTGGCTGTCCCCGCTAACTGGGAGGTGGCAAGGCTAGAGAAACGAACAGGCAACCTCCTTGGGAAGGAGGGATCAGGCACCCGTACCAGAGGATGCCAAGATGCAGCAAAAAGTAAGAATAACCCATCTGTGGAGGCTAGTTGGAGGGAGACACTGAAAGGTTCAGAGATGGGTGTTCTGGGCTCACGGAAGACTTGAATATGCCTAAGCAAAGAGCCTGACCATTTGGGATATAGAGCTGCGGATCAGGGAAGCACCGTGAAGCCCAAACAGCAAGAGTAGTGGGATCAGGGGAAGAGTTGGAGATAACGTTTGAAAACAGGCCCTGAGAGGTGGTTCCTCCTTTTGAAGCGCTGCATTAGGGGAGAGGGATGAGGCTCTGCTCCAGAGGAGAATGATGGCACTAATGACAAAGGGCGGAGGAGGAAAGGTAGCCTTACGCATCAGTAAGCCATATGGTAAACCGCTGGCTTCTGGAGATCTTCTCGGATTCTTTCAAcctaagaagagaagagaagaactCATGTTTACAGGACTGCCGTTTTTAACACATGCTGTTAGCAActgggaaaacagaaaagggaTCGCAATGGTCTCGGCGACAACAGCAGTCCCAGGAGGGCTCCTGTTGTTCCACACTGAGTGTAGCACAGATACTGAGCTTGTTGGGCTTCAATGCCAAGCGGCTGGAACTCAACTCAGAGCCCGAGAAAGGCCACAAGGCCATGTTGCAACACAGTTTCAACATGAAAAATGTAGGAAATTGGAATGCAAGCACCACCCTTTCAAAAACATATAGAGAAGCCCGGATCCTTTTTACTATCATCCCTGCTGGTGCAAGGAGCATACCCCTATACGGGTTTCTAGCCCCTCTCTCTCAGAAGTCAAGGGTGGATGAatgagattccccccccaaaaaaaaagctgggGCAAACCTTCGTGTCTAGCTTCTTGCCCCTTCTGTGCTTAGCAAGAAATTAGCTTATGCAGAGTAATAACAGCAGTTCATTACTTTATGTAACTCGTAAGCAAAAAATATAGGCCTTTAAacagtttacaagtataaaaactCAATTACTCAAGCATTAAGAATTGAATGGTGTAATTCTGTAAAAGCAACAGAAATAAATGTGAATGATTTATGCACAGATCATAAGAAttcagcatttctttttctttttaaataaaaaagcaaccaaAGACTTCTGAGTGACACCACAGAACAAGCGTAGGAATTTCATAAAattcctcttacttgccttttctctaaactaaaaagtcccaaactccACAACCTTTTCTTCGGAGTAGGCAATACTGGCCTAGAGAAGACAAACCATTTGACCTGACTTAAGGCAGCTTCCGTCTGTTTCCGCGAGAGCTTTGAGGAACCAGGTGAGCTTAGCCTCGCTGTGCTGCTAGCATCGCCGCGAAACAAGCAACTTACTTGAGAATGATGGAAGGCATAGGAATCTCCAAGAACTCCTCCAGGATGGGAAAGAAAGGCAGAAGGCCAGTATAGAACAGGCCGAGGAGGAGCAGGACACGTCGCAAGCAGAAGAGGATAGGGATGTGGGCATTCTGCAGAAATAGAGAGATAAAATAAGGCACAAACACAGCAGGTTTAATGCACAACTAAGGCCAGTTCGTTTGGCACATTTGCAACCCAGCCTTTACCACATGGCTACAAGGTGGGGGACATGTACATCATTAAAAGTATCTAGAGCATCTGAGCAGGAGTCTTAGTTTTAAATCCCCTTTCAGCCACGGATTTCAGTGGGCGATCTTGGGGCACTCACAATCTCTCAGCCCaccctatctcacagggttgttgtgagtataaaatgcaagggggggggaggaacaactCTGTATCCCAAGGAAGGACAGTAGAAAAGTGTTGACAGGAGAAAGTTTATCAGGATGAAATGCTGGCCGCTTACCTCTTTGTGACACTTGTCAACTATCTCATGACTGACGTTGCCCCAAACCGTCAGATGTTCTCGCTTGTAAAGGTTCACCAACTCTGAGACCTGAGATCAATATGAACACAGAGgggctgctgttttttgtttgtttgtttttggcagtTACAATGGGGCAGAGTTTCTTTAATATTATTTCTCAGTCCTCAAAGTCACTGTATTAAttctctagatcagggtttcccaaacttgggtctccagctttttactggactacaactcccatcatctctagctagcaggaccagtggtcggtcAATGTTCTCCCAGTTTGATGAAACACACAAATGGGCTTTTGAGAGGAACCAGACTGGGGTGGCGTGGCGTCTCACCTTTTTAATCAGTACGTCATTGTTGACTTTGATGTCTATGTTGACAGGAGTGTGTGGGAAGTCCTCAAATACCTCTTTCAGGAGAGGGATGCGCTTGTCTTCACCTTCGCAATGGCACTCTGATGGACACAAGCAGAATTAGGTTGCTGCTGGGGACACTCGCAAGCTGTCATCGCTTGTAACGGGGAGAGCTAGAGTTGTTTCACTTGTTACACGGCAACAAAGCTGATTTGGTGCTGGGTAAACATATGAAGCTGCTGTCACACCACCGCGTCCAcccagctcagcattgcctacactggctggcagcaacttcCAATGACAGAAAGTTCAGGATACAGAAACCCAACAATGCCatgaacaaaaaacccacaacatttCAAAAGTGGTAAGGTCTTCCAAATATTACCTTTCTGGAATGTTACATCCAATCTGCAGAGGTACGGAGGGAGTtcctataaacaaacaaacaaacaaacaaacaaacaagacataGATGTGTTAACTCCACATAGATGCCAATTTAAACAAACTGATtgagcatcatcatcatccagaGACAGCCTTGTTTCAACCTCTCAGACCTTACACATCAGGTGCTCTGGAAAGAAATATCTAGGGAAGAATTATCtggaatttatttttaagtcaCAGGAACAAGAGTAATCTTTGCAGAGAAAGAACGTTTGGTCTTATTGTGAAGGAAGtaaacaaggggggaaatgttattaaacatacacaaacaaatTTGCAGATGAAGATTAGGCTAGAAATTGACTTTTAAATAGAAGAACGAATcagttaaagttacaggtaggtttccgtagtcgaaacaaaataaaaaaaatccttccagtagcactttagagactaactaagtttgttattggtatgagcttttggtgtgtatctgaagaagtgtgcatgcagtaacaaaccagtaacaaacttagttggtctccaaggtgctactggaaggattttttaaaaaaaaaaatcagttaaatacagtgcttttttcgtAGAGGGAGAGCCACCGAAGCGGCATGGGGGGCTTGCTCAGCTGAGCGCTGGGAGCCCTCCGCGCCTCAGCTGAAAAGCTTAAGAGGCTGCACAACAGAAACGTCCTGAAACAAGGAGACCACTGCAGAGCATCCATGGAGGCAAAAAATACCAGTGTTACTATTATGGAGCTCCAGAAAAACATACAATCCATTTTCACCACTGAAGGAATCCCACATTTGCTTTCCcattaaatcaggggtagggaacctttcgTAGCCTGAGGGCCACGTTCCTTTTAGGGAACCTTCCGAGGACCACATGCCAACTGGTGGtgcagccagaggcaaaagtgagcagagcaactaACGCAGatcttacttttgtacagtaggctacttttctacacacactttcacacacccctctctatgctccatccagaaaagcaagaggcatgatcaacattgcagccaggcaaaaatatctgAGGTGCAGAGCAAGGCCAGGGAAGGGGTATGGAGAGTTCAGAAGGCTAGACAGAGGGAGCTAGAGGGTCACATTTGAAccctgggccagaggttccccaccactgtgcTGCATTTTATAATA harbors:
- the GDPD1 gene encoding lysophospholipase D GDPD1, translating into MSAVYYLLSTLGGYLFTSALLLKYPGLLHRPKRHRFRCRHISHRGGAGENLENTMAAFRHAVDVGTDMLELDCHLTKDEQVVVSHDENLKRSTGIDVNISDLEYSELPPYLCRLDVTFQKECHCEGEDKRIPLLKEVFEDFPHTPVNIDIKVNNDVLIKKVSELVNLYKREHLTVWGNVSHEIVDKCHKENAHIPILFCLRRVLLLLGLFYTGLLPFFPILEEFLEIPMPSIILKLKESEKISRSQRFTIWLTDALLMRKALFDHLTARGIQVYIWVLNEDKEYQRAFDLGATGVMTDYPTKLKNFLHTYTPAQQKVKEG